A stretch of the Uranotaenia lowii strain MFRU-FL chromosome 3, ASM2978415v1, whole genome shotgun sequence genome encodes the following:
- the LOC129755028 gene encoding endochitinase-like, with the protein MNVFSSHQFDSHFLRFKMRLLVGIVFALSAFSLEGNAESDSALTVCYFSNWAVYRQGLGRYSVDDIPEGLCTHILYAFVGFSKTSPLEITGMTPADDTDSNGLRKFSELRSRIPDAKLLVSVGGWNENSTVFSTMMASKPTRVKFARSVVKLLDSFQLDGFNFHWLWPGNVERGGTPDDLENFPKLLKEMRTAFRQNGRNRHLSVIAPVEEFRLNEGYDIDEVCSRVNHVFLSTYDLRGSWNNFTDVHTPMTKRTFEPSTFETFNVNAGVDFWLNGGCPSEKIILGVATLGRSYKLQNSFYNGLGAPAIGAGSPGEFTASDGYMAYYEICRRLSDGWKMGRDPEGKIPYATKNDQWVGYDDVESLKDKVKLVKGKKLGGVMVYALDMDDFKGVCGNKRYPLTSFISAEMKKSHGGSSSDIIEFF; encoded by the exons ATGAATGTGTTTTCTTCTCACCAGTTTGATTCACACTTTCTACGGTTCAAGATGCGTCTCCTAGTAGGGATTGTATTTGCGTTAAGCGCTTTTTCGTTGGAAG GAAACGCTGAAAGCGATAGCGCCCTGACGGTTTGCTATTTCAGCAATTGGGCAGTTTATCGCCAAGGTTTGGGTAGATATTCTGTGGACGATATTCCGGAGGGCTTGTGTACTCACATTTTGTACGCTTTCGTTGGGTTTTCTAAAACATCCCCGTTAGAGATCACTGGAATGACGCCGGCT GATGATACCGATAGCAATGGTCTGCGTAAATTTTCCGAACTTCGATCTCGCATTCCAGACGCAAAACTTCTGGTTAGCGTAGGCGGATGGAACGAAAACTCAACAGTGTTCTCCACGATGATGGCCTCGAAACCTACTCGCGTGAAGTTCGCTAGAAGTGTGGTCAAATTGTTGGATTCGTTTCAGTTAGATGGGTTCAATTTTCATTGGCTCTGGCCAGGGAACGTGGAGCGTGGAGGAACACCAGATGACTTGGAAAATTTCCCAAAACTGCTCAAAGAAATGCGCACCGCCTTCCGGCAGAATGGCCGAAACAGACACCTTTCTGTTATTGCACCGGTTGAAGAGTTCAGGCTGAACGAAGGATACGATATCGATGAAGTTTGCAG TCGTGTGAATCACGTGTTCCTTAGCACGTACGATCTAAGAGGATCTTGGAACAACTTTACCGATGTCCATACTCCAATGACAAAACGGACCTTTGAACCAAGTacatttgaaacattcaatGTG AACGCTGGTGTTGATTTTTGGCTCAATGGCGGGTGCCCgtcagaaaaaataattctggGTGTCGCTACGTTGGGTAGATCGTATAAGCTTCAAAATTCCTTTTATAACGGACTAGGCGCTCCAGCCATCGGTGCTGGATCTCCAGGAGAATTTACGGCATCTGACGGTTACATGGCGTATTATGAG ATTTGCAGACGTCTGTCGGATGGATGGAAAATGGGTCGCGATCCGGAGGGAAAAATACCTTACGCTACGAAAAACGACCAGTGGGTTGGATACGACGATGTCGAATCTCTTAAGGATAAAGTCAAGCTAGTCAAAGGCAAAAAATTAGGCGGAGTGATGGTATATGCGCTTGATATGGACGATTTCAAAGGTGTTTGTGGAAACAAAAGATACCCGTTAACATCATTTATTTCCGCTGAGATGAAGAAGTCACATGGAGGTTCCAGTTCTGatattatagaatttttttaa